The following DNA comes from bacterium.
GTCATGTGTGTCTTCATCGCGACAAACATTATTATAGTGTTCCTTCTAATCATGTAGGCAAGAAAGTGAAAATATTCTTTTCAAAAACGACCGTGGAAATCTATTACAAATACGAATTAATTACAAGCCACCTGCGTTCAAGAGCGCCACATGGTTACACTACTGTACCTGAGCATATGGCAACTTATAATAATGAGATTCTGGACTGGAATCCTCAACGTTTTATAGATGATGCAAATAAGATACACAGTGATATAGGGTATTATATTTCATTAGTAATATCAAAAAAAGCACATCCTGAACAGGCCTATAAATCATGCCAGGGCATATTATCATTTGCAAAGCGTGTCGGGAACGAAAGGCTCATCAATGCCTGTAGACGAGCACATCAGTTTGGAGTGTTTCATTATAAAATAATAGAAACTATTCTGCAAAGAAATCTCGACCAATATGATTTGGATGATGAGATCCCTCCAATGCCGGCTCACGATAACATTCGAGGAGAAGAGTATTATAAATAAAATAGAGTTTAACTAAAAAAAACCAAAACTATGATGAATGAACAAATTGTAAAAAGAATGAAAGAAATGAAATTCTACGGCATGCTCCGTGCTTTTCAAACCAGCCTGGAATCAGATGCTATGAACGCCCTTACCAAGGATGAAATGATTGCGCAGCTAATAGAAGAAGAGTGGGATGACCGATGTTGCAGAAAGATTGCACGTAATATGCAAAACGCAAAGTTCCACTACAGCGCATCTATTGAACAGATGTACTTTGAAACAGACCGCGGTATTGACAAGAATCAGGTGATGCGTCTTGCGGAATGCACATTTATTAAAAATAAAGAAAACGTAATGATTACCGGGAGCACCGGCATTGGGAAAAGCTATCTTGCATCAGCAATTGGTCAGCAGGCTTGCACTTTAGGATATAAAGTATTATATCATAATACAACCAAACTCTTTGCTAAACTTAAAATGGCTAAAGCCGATGGGTCTTATATTAATGAGATTGCAAAGCTTGAACGTCAACAGTTGCTTATTCTTGATGATTTTGGGATACAACCACTCGATGCTCAAAGTCGTTCTGCATTCATGGAAATCATAGAAGACAGGCATGAGAAGGCATCTACATTGATTACTTCACAGGTTCCGGTTGCAAAGTGGTATGAAGTTATTGGAGAAAAAACAATAGCTGATGCTGTTATGGACAGAATCATCCACAATGCTCACCGATTAGAGCTTTCAGGAGAGTCTTTGCGAAAGAAACTAAAGAAAAAAACAGATTAATTTTTATATGATAAAATAAACTATATTTGTAATGATGAAAAACAGCAGAGAAAAAACCTCAAAAGGAAATTCGTTTTTAGTGGTACAGTTTAACGCGGAATAGGTGGTCTTCTTTGCGCGGAATATCCA
Coding sequences within:
- the istB gene encoding IS21-like element helper ATPase IstB, whose protein sequence is MNEQIVKRMKEMKFYGMLRAFQTSLESDAMNALTKDEMIAQLIEEEWDDRCCRKIARNMQNAKFHYSASIEQMYFETDRGIDKNQVMRLAECTFIKNKENVMITGSTGIGKSYLASAIGQQACTLGYKVLYHNTTKLFAKLKMAKADGSYINEIAKLERQQLLILDDFGIQPLDAQSRSAFMEIIEDRHEKASTLITSQVPVAKWYEVIGEKTIADAVMDRIIHNAHRLELSGESLRKKLKKKTD